A region from the Thermanaeromonas toyohensis ToBE genome encodes:
- a CDS encoding response regulator transcription factor: MNQVKILIADDEPRLRQLVRLYLEREGMTVEEAETGRQTLEKIRSGNFDLLILDIMMPEGDGWSVCREVRKNADLPIIMLTARGEELDRLLGFELGADDYVVKPFSPRELVARVKALLRRSRMGKGSREELKFPGLTIDVAAREVRVEGEKINLTPKEFELLLFLARHAGQVMSREKILEQVWGYDFYGDLRTVDTHIKNLREKLGRDRGQRYIVTVWGVGYKFDAGK, encoded by the coding sequence ATTGCCGACGACGAACCCAGACTCCGACAGCTTGTTCGCTTATATCTTGAACGGGAGGGCATGACAGTAGAAGAGGCAGAGACTGGTCGGCAGACGTTAGAGAAGATCCGTTCTGGTAATTTCGACCTGCTCATCCTGGATATTATGATGCCCGAAGGGGATGGGTGGTCTGTTTGCCGGGAAGTGCGCAAGAACGCTGACTTGCCTATTATAATGCTCACAGCCCGTGGGGAGGAGCTGGACAGGCTTTTGGGATTTGAACTAGGTGCCGACGACTATGTAGTAAAACCCTTCAGCCCCCGGGAACTGGTGGCCCGGGTGAAGGCGCTCCTCCGCCGGAGCCGGATGGGCAAAGGGAGCCGGGAGGAGTTAAAGTTTCCTGGGCTTACTATTGATGTAGCAGCACGGGAGGTTAGGGTAGAGGGAGAAAAGATTAATCTTACCCCCAAGGAATTCGAATTGCTCCTCTTTTTAGCTCGGCATGCGGGTCAGGTCATGAGCCGGGAGAAGATTTTGGAGCAGGTTTGGGGATATGACTTTTATGGCGACCTGCGGACGGTAGATACACATATCAAAAATTTGCGAGAAAAATTAGGTCGCGATCGTGGCCAGCGCTACATCGTTACAGTTTGGGGAGTGGGATATAAATTTGACGCCGGGAAGTGA
- a CDS encoding ATP-binding protein — MFWRGITGKLWLTLVSVVLVSLLIVGVFLDRLLESFYFRQRGLELLKKGELIAEALADGARRGYLLEQVDILGDVAGAGVTIIDRKGLIISCGGMNMGGPDHGRSMHMGWPTIGMHLGTEEARRVLLGQTVITRGYHPGFNATMLTVGVPIKVGEEVVGAVLLYSPQASLGEAVSVMRRLILLAAVGAIIVATVLAFFVSRKVSRPLLAMNRVARQMAAGDFSGQIEVTSQDEVGTLAQSLNYLSGQLKITIAALSREKEKLNRVVSGMTDGVLAFDARGYILFSNPQAEKLLGLPLPVGEKIPEELWEKSRVLEGQDISEREIEWRGKIIAVRASLMKTGGGEDGSTVALFQDVTEKRKLEQLRREFLASVSHELRTPLSFIQGYAEAILDGLAQDEKEQREYISIIWEEAGRLRRLVEDLLDLSKLAAGQLNLDREEIEVKDLLRRVARKFQGIFAERGIKFEFEVKEEGKGLPHVYGDAGRLEQILVNLLDNAARYTPAGGKVSLKARQEGEEIVFIVQDTGQGIPAEELPYIWERFYRVDKSRSRKDGGSGLGLAIVRHLVEAHGGRVNVVSTPGQGSTFQVYLPIYHPQAKALCRI; from the coding sequence ATGTTTTGGCGGGGAATAACAGGGAAGCTATGGCTGACTTTGGTCTCCGTGGTGCTGGTAAGCCTACTTATAGTAGGTGTCTTCTTGGATCGATTGTTAGAAAGCTTTTATTTTCGCCAGCGTGGGTTGGAACTCCTTAAAAAAGGGGAGCTAATAGCCGAAGCCTTAGCCGATGGCGCACGTAGGGGGTACCTTTTAGAACAGGTGGACATCTTAGGTGATGTAGCTGGAGCTGGGGTTACTATTATTGATCGCAAGGGATTAATCATTTCCTGCGGTGGGATGAACATGGGGGGACCGGACCACGGGCGGAGTATGCATATGGGATGGCCGACTATTGGTATGCACTTGGGAACAGAAGAAGCTCGCCGGGTGCTATTAGGTCAAACGGTGATTACCCGTGGTTATCATCCGGGCTTTAACGCTACTATGCTGACGGTAGGTGTCCCTATTAAAGTGGGGGAAGAGGTAGTAGGTGCAGTCTTGCTTTATTCTCCCCAGGCTTCCTTAGGAGAGGCAGTGTCTGTCATGCGACGTCTTATCCTTTTGGCGGCGGTAGGAGCTATAATTGTAGCTACGGTTCTGGCTTTTTTTGTTTCTCGCAAGGTGTCACGCCCCTTGCTGGCCATGAACCGGGTGGCCAGGCAGATGGCAGCGGGAGATTTCAGCGGACAGATAGAAGTTACTTCCCAGGATGAAGTCGGAACCTTAGCTCAGAGTCTTAACTATCTTTCCGGCCAGCTTAAAATTACCATCGCCGCTTTATCCCGAGAAAAGGAGAAGCTTAACCGTGTAGTTAGTGGTATGACCGATGGAGTTCTGGCCTTCGATGCTAGGGGTTATATTCTTTTTTCTAATCCTCAGGCGGAAAAGCTCTTGGGTTTACCTTTACCTGTAGGGGAGAAAATACCGGAAGAGCTATGGGAGAAAAGCCGGGTTCTAGAAGGCCAGGATATAAGTGAAAGGGAAATAGAATGGCGAGGTAAAATAATCGCTGTAAGGGCCTCCCTTATGAAAACAGGTGGAGGGGAAGATGGTTCTACAGTAGCCCTTTTCCAAGATGTTACCGAGAAAAGAAAGCTGGAACAGCTCCGGCGGGAATTTCTGGCTAGCGTCTCCCATGAATTAAGGACACCCTTAAGTTTTATCCAGGGTTATGCCGAAGCTATTCTGGACGGTTTGGCCCAGGATGAGAAAGAACAGCGGGAATATATAAGTATTATTTGGGAGGAGGCTGGTCGCCTACGCCGGCTAGTAGAGGATCTTCTGGACTTAAGTAAACTAGCTGCTGGCCAGCTCAATTTGGATAGGGAAGAAATAGAGGTAAAGGATCTTTTACGCCGTGTGGCTCGCAAGTTCCAGGGAATCTTTGCCGAGCGAGGGATTAAATTTGAATTCGAAGTAAAAGAAGAGGGGAAAGGATTGCCCCATGTATATGGGGATGCCGGTCGGCTGGAACAGATCCTTGTTAATCTTTTGGATAATGCCGCCCGGTACACACCAGCTGGAGGGAAGGTTTCCTTGAAAGCGAGGCAGGAAGGTGAAGAGATAGTTTTTATAGTTCAGGATACAGGTCAAGGTATACCGGCAGAAGAACTACCTTATATTTGGGAGCGCTTTTACCGGGTGGATAAATCCCGGTCACGCAAGGATGGTGGCAGTGGTCTTGGCCTCGCCATTGTTCGCCATTTAGTAGAGGCCCATGGAGGCCGGGTTAATGTAGTGAGCACTCCGGGGCAGGGAAGCACTTTTCAAGTATATTTACCTATATATCATCCTCAGGCCAAGGCTTTATGTCGTATCTAG
- a CDS encoding FmdB family zinc ribbon protein: protein MPLYEFRCKECGEKFTMRLSWQEKDKAVCPSCGAQNLQQLFTGITILGSSPKGSSCSAPSGSRFS, encoded by the coding sequence ATGCCGCTCTACGAATTTCGGTGCAAAGAGTGTGGGGAAAAGTTTACCATGCGCCTTTCCTGGCAAGAAAAGGATAAAGCTGTCTGCCCCTCTTGTGGGGCCCAGAATTTGCAACAACTCTTCACTGGAATAACTATTCTGGGCAGCAGCCCCAAGGGTAGCAGTTGTAGCGCACCTTCAGGTAGCCGCTTTAGCTGA
- a CDS encoding tetratricopeptide repeat protein, whose amino-acid sequence MSNLRNLSRKRPVLGIVLTLVIGLGLIASYVFWALPPGNSLRVSQKNSELESQVEAWQKAAQEQIKQREVEVKELEKQTQENPQDAGLWLKLGDSRYALGSLYLLTGSDPAKAETAFKGALESYKKVQELNPQEKGIYLRLAKTAVFLGDNNLAETNYRQAVAADPKDNSARMSYAMFLAWVKSDYQGAIRLWQEILNNNPDQETADHVREMIKQAQEMAQKTSGEKTPAP is encoded by the coding sequence ATGAGCAATTTGCGAAACTTGAGCAGAAAGCGGCCTGTCTTAGGTATAGTATTGACTCTAGTTATAGGGTTAGGTTTGATAGCCAGCTATGTTTTTTGGGCCCTTCCGCCTGGCAATTCTCTACGGGTGAGCCAAAAGAATAGTGAACTGGAAAGCCAGGTAGAGGCCTGGCAAAAGGCGGCCCAAGAACAAATAAAACAGAGGGAAGTGGAGGTTAAGGAGCTGGAAAAGCAAACCCAAGAGAATCCCCAGGATGCAGGCTTATGGTTAAAATTGGGCGATAGTCGTTATGCCCTAGGATCCCTCTATCTCCTCACTGGTAGCGATCCAGCTAAAGCGGAAACAGCCTTTAAGGGTGCCTTAGAAAGCTACAAAAAGGTACAAGAGCTTAATCCCCAGGAAAAAGGAATTTATTTGAGATTAGCCAAAACAGCCGTTTTTCTGGGGGATAATAACTTGGCGGAGACCAATTACCGGCAGGCGGTAGCCGCGGATCCTAAGGATAACAGCGCCCGCATGTCTTATGCCATGTTTTTGGCTTGGGTGAAGTCTGATTACCAGGGAGCCATAAGGCTTTGGCAGGAGATCTTAAACAATAATCCTGATCAGGAAACTGCTGATCATGTCCGAGAGATGATCAAACAGGCCCAAGAGATGGCTCAGAAGACCTCTGGCGAGAAAACTCCTGCTCCTTAA
- a CDS encoding B12-binding domain-containing radical SAM protein, whose translation MKIALIAPAWEDPLWESEKEKSIFPPLNLITLAALTPPEHEVIILDESITTIDWEEKYDLVGISAMTALAPRAYAIADAFRSRGMPVVLGGMHPSILPEEAKSHADAVVIGEAEGVWPYLLEDLARGELKPFYRQEKIPQLKNMAIPRRDLLERTRYLIPDTVQTTRGCPYACSFCTVSQFFGRRFRFRPVEEVVSEVKALEGEVIAFVDDNIVGNPSYAKRLFKALAPLKIKWFSQGSLTIAQDEDLLRLAAESGCIGLFIGFESLSPASLKAVGKSFNKVEEYSAAIKRIHDHGIAIEGAFIFGFDEDDESIFEHTVKFAQENRLEAAQFGILTPFPGTPLRQKLEKEGRILSNDWSEYTINKVVFEPKRMSPKTLQEGFNWAWQEFYSLSSISRRLGLVKRHAAILWALNLNIRKRFHHFMDRLRSSKISLSPPSLAKQT comes from the coding sequence ATGAAAATCGCCTTGATCGCCCCAGCCTGGGAAGATCCTCTGTGGGAAAGCGAAAAGGAAAAATCTATTTTCCCACCTTTGAACTTAATAACCTTAGCCGCTTTAACCCCGCCAGAACATGAGGTCATAATCTTAGATGAAAGCATAACTACTATCGATTGGGAAGAAAAGTATGATTTAGTAGGTATATCAGCCATGACCGCTCTAGCTCCCAGAGCCTATGCTATCGCCGATGCCTTCCGTAGCCGCGGGATGCCAGTTGTCCTGGGCGGTATGCACCCCTCCATCCTCCCTGAAGAAGCCAAAAGCCACGCCGATGCGGTCGTTATCGGTGAAGCTGAAGGTGTTTGGCCTTACTTACTGGAAGATTTAGCCCGCGGCGAGTTAAAACCTTTTTACCGCCAGGAAAAGATACCCCAGCTAAAAAATATGGCGATCCCACGCCGCGACCTTTTAGAGCGGACCCGCTATCTTATCCCCGATACTGTCCAGACTACGCGGGGCTGTCCTTATGCTTGCTCCTTCTGCACCGTAAGCCAGTTTTTCGGCCGCCGCTTCCGCTTTCGCCCAGTGGAAGAGGTGGTAAGTGAGGTAAAAGCCTTGGAAGGTGAAGTTATCGCCTTTGTGGACGATAATATCGTGGGCAACCCCTCTTATGCCAAACGTCTTTTTAAGGCGCTGGCTCCCCTTAAGATTAAGTGGTTCAGTCAAGGTTCCCTCACCATAGCTCAAGACGAAGATCTTTTACGCCTGGCCGCGGAAAGCGGGTGCATAGGCCTCTTTATAGGTTTTGAATCCCTTTCCCCTGCTAGCCTCAAGGCGGTAGGGAAATCCTTTAATAAAGTTGAAGAATACAGCGCAGCTATAAAAAGGATCCATGACCATGGTATCGCCATCGAAGGTGCCTTTATCTTTGGTTTTGATGAAGACGATGAGAGCATCTTCGAACATACAGTAAAATTCGCCCAGGAAAACAGGCTGGAAGCGGCTCAATTCGGCATCCTCACCCCCTTCCCCGGAACTCCTCTCCGCCAAAAGCTAGAAAAAGAAGGACGTATACTGAGCAACGACTGGAGCGAGTATACCATAAATAAGGTGGTCTTTGAACCTAAGCGCATGAGCCCAAAGACCCTGCAAGAAGGTTTTAACTGGGCGTGGCAGGAATTTTATTCCTTAAGCTCCATTTCCCGCCGTCTAGGATTAGTTAAAAGACATGCCGCCATTCTATGGGCTTTGAACCTCAATATCCGCAAGCGTTTCCATCACTTCATGGATCGCTTGCGCTCAAGCAAAATTTCTTTGTCCCCGCCTTCGCTGGCTAAGCAAACTTAA
- a CDS encoding ROK family protein, which produces MYRKFLLKERRIEVYFLGIDLGGTTIKGGIVDKTGNILTQGQVPTRAEAGAEAVLAQIENLTKELKARVGISDGQLRGAGIGIPGSVDVEKGLVRLAPNLHWRNFPLRGKLEKLLGIPVVLDNDAHVAALGEMWQGAGRDYQDILMITIGTGIGSAVILNGQVHRGIFGYGAEMGHVKVEPHGPLCECGGRGCLETLASATAIVRQARQELERGRPSLLRGKETLEARDVLVAAGQGDELAREVLNRAAGYLGIALANAVLLIGPTVVILGGGVAQAGEVILGPLKERFEEALGPWQIKPLPLLLAQLGNKAGFVGAAYLALSFLRGEGK; this is translated from the coding sequence GTGTATAGAAAATTCCTGCTAAAGGAAAGGAGAATAGAGGTGTATTTTTTAGGGATCGACCTGGGAGGTACCACCATAAAAGGGGGAATTGTAGATAAAACAGGAAACATTTTAACCCAGGGGCAGGTCCCCACCAGAGCTGAGGCTGGGGCAGAAGCGGTTCTGGCCCAGATCGAAAACTTGACTAAAGAACTTAAGGCCAGGGTAGGTATAAGTGATGGCCAACTCCGGGGGGCAGGTATAGGCATTCCGGGTTCGGTGGACGTGGAAAAAGGTTTAGTAAGGCTCGCTCCCAACCTGCACTGGCGTAACTTCCCGTTAAGGGGAAAATTAGAAAAACTTTTAGGTATCCCGGTGGTCCTAGATAATGATGCCCATGTGGCTGCTTTAGGAGAAATGTGGCAAGGAGCTGGTCGGGATTACCAGGATATTTTAATGATCACCATTGGTACAGGCATAGGGTCAGCGGTGATCTTAAACGGCCAGGTCCACCGGGGGATTTTTGGTTACGGAGCCGAAATGGGCCATGTTAAGGTGGAACCCCATGGTCCCCTATGTGAGTGTGGGGGGCGGGGTTGCTTGGAAACTTTAGCTTCAGCTACAGCTATAGTCCGCCAAGCCAGGCAGGAATTGGAAAGAGGACGTCCTTCTTTATTGCGGGGCAAGGAGACTTTAGAAGCTAGAGATGTTTTGGTGGCGGCTGGCCAGGGAGACGAATTAGCTCGGGAGGTCTTAAATAGGGCAGCAGGGTATCTAGGAATAGCCCTGGCCAATGCTGTTCTTCTTATAGGCCCAACTGTGGTGATTTTGGGAGGTGGGGTAGCACAGGCAGGAGAGGTTATTTTAGGCCCTCTTAAGGAGAGATTCGAGGAGGCCTTGGGGCCATGGCAGATTAAACCCTTGCCGTTACTTTTAGCCCAACTAGGAAATAAAGCGGGGTTTGTAGGCGCGGCGTATCTGGCCTTAAGCTTCCTACGGGGGGAAGGTAAGTGA
- a CDS encoding M20/M25/M40 family metallo-hydrolase has protein sequence MITDILERLVRAAGADPFRGAGEEIENFCRRIGLNLKRQPVREGLYNLILPLGENPQVLISAHFDTVPAVVEGRCARMGQEGSRFYGRGSCDALGSIAALLGTLQDLAEEGFDLKSSLVLIAFTVDEEEGGEGSVILQNIVPASIKWALVLEPTSLKLALAEMGTLEYRVKIKGKTAHGSLPERGHNPLLMLFEVGSYLQDLAGEFNRTFNPRIPLKFIPLKAVGGSEALAIPGKAELKFDFRVPPEVPLSLLKGKIEEFFWKYPEIEFEVVEEAPPFQVEPASPFVEMLARIYEQELGHPLEFTFMPSWTDAHNFYEKGWLPVIWGPGDLAVAHTEEEHVEVAELLKAQQFLTGLLRYLSQV, from the coding sequence GTGATAACGGATATTTTAGAGAGGTTGGTAAGGGCGGCAGGTGCCGATCCCTTTAGAGGGGCCGGGGAAGAGATCGAGAATTTTTGCCGGAGGATAGGGCTTAATCTTAAGCGTCAGCCTGTACGGGAAGGCTTATATAATCTTATTTTGCCTTTGGGAGAAAACCCTCAAGTGTTGATCAGCGCCCATTTTGATACTGTTCCGGCGGTGGTGGAAGGTCGATGCGCTAGGATGGGCCAGGAGGGCTCCCGCTTTTACGGGCGGGGCAGTTGCGATGCTTTAGGATCTATCGCTGCCCTTTTGGGTACCCTCCAGGATTTGGCTGAAGAAGGGTTTGACCTGAAATCCTCCTTAGTGCTCATCGCCTTTACTGTAGATGAGGAAGAAGGAGGCGAGGGCTCGGTAATATTACAAAATATCGTACCTGCTAGTATAAAATGGGCTTTAGTCTTGGAACCCACCTCTTTAAAGTTAGCCCTTGCTGAAATGGGTACTTTAGAATATCGCGTGAAGATCAAGGGTAAAACTGCCCATGGAAGCCTGCCCGAACGGGGCCATAACCCTTTACTTATGCTTTTTGAGGTGGGATCCTACTTACAAGACCTGGCAGGAGAGTTTAACCGTACCTTTAACCCACGTATACCACTTAAATTTATTCCCCTTAAAGCAGTTGGTGGGAGTGAGGCTTTAGCTATACCAGGAAAAGCTGAATTAAAGTTCGACTTTAGAGTCCCTCCTGAGGTCCCTTTAAGTTTGCTTAAAGGTAAGATAGAGGAATTTTTCTGGAAATATCCAGAAATAGAATTTGAAGTAGTGGAGGAAGCTCCTCCTTTTCAGGTGGAACCCGCCTCCCCTTTTGTAGAGATGCTGGCTAGAATATATGAGCAGGAACTGGGGCATCCCCTTGAGTTTACCTTTATGCCTAGCTGGACAGACGCCCACAACTTTTATGAAAAAGGGTGGCTACCTGTAATCTGGGGCCCGGGAGATCTGGCGGTGGCTCATACAGAGGAAGAACACGTGGAGGTAGCAGAGCTTTTGAAAGCCCAACAGTTTCTAACTGGGCTTCTGCGTTATCTCTCCCAGGTCTAG
- a CDS encoding GNAT family N-acetyltransferase: MTFDHLSKGYPFVYYYRGTWYYKIKAMEIMSLTETAQLNKMRQTLIDVYLSGYAGMSEYAYTSSQDVWYYLKWLFRRSQGGFFLLLHSQLPRGFISTDPEWRDLDEKRIGEIHELVVTREFQGKGAGSLLLNRGIDFLCSKGHRRIGLWVGIHNYPAIHFYLRRGFRYGPVKGIWQRMYLDLGEITQKPS, encoded by the coding sequence ATGACTTTCGACCACCTTTCCAAGGGGTATCCCTTTGTTTACTATTACCGGGGAACGTGGTACTATAAAATTAAGGCTATGGAAATAATGTCCCTTACCGAAACAGCCCAGCTTAACAAAATGCGTCAAACCCTAATTGACGTCTATCTTTCCGGCTACGCCGGTATGTCGGAGTATGCCTATACGAGCAGCCAGGATGTCTGGTATTATCTTAAGTGGCTTTTCCGCCGGAGCCAGGGAGGCTTTTTCCTCTTGCTCCATTCCCAACTTCCCCGGGGGTTTATAAGCACAGATCCAGAATGGAGGGACCTAGACGAGAAAAGGATCGGCGAAATCCATGAATTGGTGGTGACCCGGGAATTCCAAGGCAAGGGAGCAGGCAGCCTCCTCCTTAACCGCGGGATCGATTTCTTGTGTTCCAAGGGGCACAGGCGTATTGGCCTGTGGGTAGGCATCCACAATTATCCAGCTATTCACTTCTACCTCCGGCGCGGCTTTAGGTATGGACCAGTGAAGGGCATTTGGCAACGCATGTATCTAGACCTGGGAGAGATAACGCAGAAGCCCAGTTAG
- the mraZ gene encoding division/cell wall cluster transcriptional repressor MraZ, whose product MFIGEYYHTIDEKGRLIIPARFREELGERFIVTKGLDNCLFVYPWKNWEEIERKLRSWPLTRSDARAFMRFFFSGATECELDRQGRILLPASLREYARLEKEVVIAGVSTRVEIWSRELWEKYLEETAIQYEALAEKMGDFGI is encoded by the coding sequence TTGTTTATAGGGGAGTATTACCATACCATTGATGAAAAGGGTCGCCTCATTATCCCGGCTCGATTCCGAGAAGAACTGGGAGAACGTTTTATTGTTACTAAAGGCCTGGATAATTGTTTATTTGTTTATCCATGGAAAAATTGGGAAGAAATAGAACGAAAGCTTAGATCTTGGCCCCTTACCAGGTCGGATGCCCGCGCCTTCATGCGCTTTTTTTTCTCCGGGGCTACAGAATGCGAGCTGGACCGCCAGGGGAGAATATTGCTGCCAGCGAGTTTAAGGGAATACGCCCGCCTGGAAAAGGAAGTGGTGATCGCTGGGGTTTCCACACGAGTAGAAATCTGGAGCCGGGAATTGTGGGAGAAGTATTTAGAGGAAACCGCTATCCAATACGAGGCGTTGGCTGAAAAGATGGGTGATTTTGGGATTTAG
- the rsmH gene encoding 16S rRNA (cytosine(1402)-N(4))-methyltransferase RsmH, with protein MYFTHEPVLLPEVLRFLNPQPGEIVVDATVGGGGHAYALLERLQPGGFLLGLDRDAEAIRAASLKLKPFGTKVKLFQASFSLLPSILEQEGLKGVDGLLFDLGVSSYQLERVERGFTYQAEAPLDMRMDRRQDLTAAEIVNTWPEEELARILKEYGEERWASRIARFIVKARQRTPIRTTLQLVEIVKAAIPARFRRTGPHPARRTFQALRIAVNDELGELQRTLAKLDRLLNPGGRVVVISFHSLEDRIVKHAFKDFSGKLLEILTPKPVVPSLEEIKRNPRARSAKLRAAQRVLKDLVGE; from the coding sequence TTGTATTTTACCCATGAACCGGTTCTTTTGCCGGAAGTTTTACGTTTCCTTAATCCCCAACCCGGGGAAATTGTCGTAGATGCCACTGTGGGCGGTGGGGGACATGCTTATGCCCTTTTAGAAAGGCTCCAGCCTGGAGGTTTTCTTTTAGGCCTGGACCGGGATGCGGAGGCTATCCGGGCTGCAAGTTTAAAACTCAAACCTTTTGGCACCAAGGTAAAGCTCTTCCAGGCCAGCTTTAGCTTATTACCCTCTATCCTGGAGCAAGAGGGCTTAAAGGGAGTCGATGGCCTGCTTTTTGATCTAGGAGTATCTTCTTATCAGTTAGAAAGGGTGGAACGCGGTTTCACTTACCAGGCTGAGGCCCCCCTCGATATGCGGATGGATCGCCGGCAGGATTTGACAGCGGCGGAGATTGTTAATACCTGGCCAGAGGAAGAATTAGCCCGCATTTTAAAGGAGTACGGGGAAGAACGTTGGGCATCGCGCATAGCCCGCTTTATAGTTAAGGCTCGCCAAAGGACGCCCATTCGAACCACTCTGCAACTTGTGGAGATCGTGAAAGCCGCCATCCCCGCAAGATTCAGGAGGACCGGACCCCATCCTGCCAGACGGACCTTTCAGGCCTTGCGCATCGCAGTAAATGATGAGCTAGGTGAACTGCAGAGGACACTAGCCAAGTTAGACCGTCTGCTCAATCCGGGGGGACGGGTGGTGGTCATTTCTTTCCATTCTTTAGAAGATAGGATAGTAAAACATGCCTTTAAAGATTTTAGCGGGAAGCTATTAGAAATCCTTACTCCTAAACCTGTAGTACCTTCTTTAGAAGAAATTAAACGCAATCCCCGGGCACGCAGCGCAAAATTGCGAGCTGCCCAGCGGGTTCTAAAAGATCTGGTAGGTGAATAA
- a CDS encoding septum formation initiator family protein: MLVAPQVKLSWPQQPLSQPYPRKRKAHGRRKIAAVGLIFLAFALGLTWTIQSVLLVLKGYELARIKKEIFTLQQANQRLELEVARLKSPERVAELATTKLGMIKPAPQDVQFSTALFKDNLRLAKKESVQPEQGKRVHSFWVRVGQALQHWLAVARPAQAADS, translated from the coding sequence GTGTTAGTGGCACCTCAGGTTAAATTATCGTGGCCCCAGCAACCATTGTCTCAACCTTATCCCAGGAAGCGCAAAGCTCATGGGCGCCGGAAGATAGCCGCAGTAGGTTTAATTTTTCTGGCCTTCGCCCTGGGTCTAACCTGGACTATACAATCTGTCCTTTTAGTGCTTAAAGGGTATGAACTGGCGCGGATAAAAAAGGAGATCTTTACCTTACAACAGGCTAATCAACGGTTAGAACTCGAGGTAGCACGCCTTAAGTCTCCCGAACGGGTGGCAGAGCTAGCTACTACTAAGTTAGGGATGATTAAGCCTGCGCCCCAGGACGTTCAATTTAGTACTGCACTCTTTAAAGATAACCTCCGGCTAGCTAAAAAGGAGTCAGTCCAGCCCGAACAGGGGAAGAGGGTTCACTCCTTCTGGGTAAGGGTAGGCCAGGCTTTACAGCATTGGCTGGCGGTAGCCCGGCCAGCCCAAGCTGCTGATAGTTAA